A window from Culex pipiens pallens isolate TS chromosome 3, TS_CPP_V2, whole genome shotgun sequence encodes these proteins:
- the LOC120421653 gene encoding luciferin sulfotransferase-like codes for MSFQYTSITDPEWLATNRQTGQDDYILVKPTDYSNVPIAIPNWEPLPCCTSTMFRRYERELLNFQVKSDDVWIASYPKSGTTWVQEMVWLICNDLDFEKARTTVIRDRSPFLEVSTIFDIGEEESSFAFTSEAPSPRFIKTHLPVALLPPKIWTVKPKIVYIRRNPKSVGVSYFHHSVRANFNGTKEAFIRMFMKDLQFYSPFHQHVIEYNELASYDNLLNLCYEDMKRDLKSSVIRTCEFFGKNYSDVAINELCRHLSFESMTNNLAVNYEDVFPDEKFIREGMIDGWKKELSPELIAEMDQWTESTVAEKYRHLFKV; via the exons ATGTCTTTCCAATACACCAGCATAACCGATCCCGAGTGGCTCGCGACGAACCGTCAAACCGGCCAGGATGACTACATTTTGGTCAAACCAACGGACTACTCGAACGTCCCGATCGCCATCCCAAACTGGGAACCCCTGCCTTGCTGCACCTCGACGATGTTCCGGAGGTACGAGCGTGAACTGCTGAACTTCCAGGTCAAGTCGGATGACGTTTGGATTGCGTCCTATCCGAAAAGTGGAACCACCTGGGTGCAGGAGATGGTTTGGTTGATTTGCAACGATTTGGACTTTGAAAAGGCTCGAACCACGGTTATTCGGGATCGGTCCCCGTTTCTGGA AGTGAGTACAATCTTCGACATCGGCGAGGAGGAGAGTTCATTTGCGTTCACCAGTGAAGCACCGAGTCCACGTTTCATCAAAACCCACCTTCCGGTAGCGCTGCTACCTCCAAAAATCTGGACAGTGAAGCCGAAGATCGTGTACATCCGGCGTAACCCCAAGTCCGTTGGCGTGTCCTATTTTCATCACTCTGTCCGGGCAAACTTCAACGGCACCAAGGAAGCTTTCATCCGGATGTTCATGAAGGATCTCCAATTTTACTCTCCCTTCCACCAGCACGTAATCGAGTACAACGAACTAGCGAGCTACGACAACCTGCTGAACCTGTGCTACGAGGACATGAAGCGAGACCTAAAGTCATCGGTAATCCGAACCTGCGAGTTCTTCGGCAAAAACTACTCGGACGTAGCGATCAACGAGCTGTGCCGACATCTCTCGTTCGAGTCGATGACCAACAATCTGGCGGTGAACTACGAAGATGTCTTCCCCGACGAGAAGTTCATCCGGGAGGGCATGATTGACGGGTGGAAGAAGGAGCTGAGCCCGGAATTGATCGCCGAAATGGACCAATGGACGGAGAGCACCGTGGCGGAGAAGTACCGACATTTGTTCAAGGTTTAG